A window from Fragaria vesca subsp. vesca linkage group LG5, FraVesHawaii_1.0, whole genome shotgun sequence encodes these proteins:
- the LOC101295047 gene encoding eukaryotic translation initiation factor 3 subunit J-like isoform 1, with protein sequence MEDWEEDVQVPSLLSKEPVVRSNWDDEDADDNEVKDSWEDDDEPAPPAPAPKAPAEKAPRKPAAKAAEKKGKAVEVEKEESLDPLAEKLRQQRLVEEADYKATKELFSTRGEEKNIDNFIPKSESDFLEYAELISHKLRPFEKSFHYIGLLKAVMRLSMTSLKGADAKDVASSITAIANEKIKAEKEANAGKKKTGAYLNLGCSYSSLSLSHYGALRKQKVKIVFL encoded by the exons ATGGAGGACTGGG AAGAAGATGTGCAAGTTCCATCTCTCCTTTCTAAGGAGCCAGTGGTAAGAAGTAACTGGGATGATGAAGATGCTGATGACAATGAGGTGAAGGATTCATGGGAGGATGATGATGAACCTGCTCCTCCG GCACCTGCACCAAAAGCTCCTGCTGAAAAGGCACCCAGGAAACCTGCAGCAAAGGCTGCAGAAAAGAAAGGAAAAGCTGTTGAAGTAGAAAAGGAAGAGTCACTAGATCCCCTGGCTGAGAAACTTCGCCAACAAAG ACTGGTGGAAGAAGCAGATTATAAGGCCACTAAAGAACTTTTTTCTACTAGAGGTGAAGAGAAAAACATTGACAATTTCATTCCCAAATCGGAAAGTGACTTTCTGGAATATGCAGAACTCATTTCACATAAACTTCGTCCATTTGAG AAAAGTTTTCATTATATCGGTCTACTTAAGGCAGTTATGAGATTGTCAATGACCTCCTTGAAAGGAGCAGATGCAAAAGATGTTGCATCTTCAATCACGGCAATTGCAAATGAGAAGATAAAAGCTGAGAAGGAAGCCAATGCTGGTAAAAAGAAGACAGGTGCATATCTTAACCTTGGCTGTTCATACAGTAGTTTGAGTTTGAGTCATTATGGTGCTCTGAGAAAACAAAAAGTAAAAATTGTTTTCCTGTAA
- the LOC101295047 gene encoding eukaryotic translation initiation factor 3 subunit J-like isoform 2 codes for MEDWEDVQVPSLLSKEPVVRSNWDDEDADDNEVKDSWEDDDEPAPPAPAPKAPAEKAPRKPAAKAAEKKGKAVEVEKEESLDPLAEKLRQQRLVEEADYKATKELFSTRGEEKNIDNFIPKSESDFLEYAELISHKLRPFEKSFHYIGLLKAVMRLSMTSLKGADAKDVASSITAIANEKIKAEKEANAGKKKTGAKKKQLHVDKPDDDIAVDGYDPLDDYDFM; via the exons ATGGAGGACTGGG AAGATGTGCAAGTTCCATCTCTCCTTTCTAAGGAGCCAGTGGTAAGAAGTAACTGGGATGATGAAGATGCTGATGACAATGAGGTGAAGGATTCATGGGAGGATGATGATGAACCTGCTCCTCCG GCACCTGCACCAAAAGCTCCTGCTGAAAAGGCACCCAGGAAACCTGCAGCAAAGGCTGCAGAAAAGAAAGGAAAAGCTGTTGAAGTAGAAAAGGAAGAGTCACTAGATCCCCTGGCTGAGAAACTTCGCCAACAAAG ACTGGTGGAAGAAGCAGATTATAAGGCCACTAAAGAACTTTTTTCTACTAGAGGTGAAGAGAAAAACATTGACAATTTCATTCCCAAATCGGAAAGTGACTTTCTGGAATATGCAGAACTCATTTCACATAAACTTCGTCCATTTGAG AAAAGTTTTCATTATATCGGTCTACTTAAGGCAGTTATGAGATTGTCAATGACCTCCTTGAAAGGAGCAGATGCAAAAGATGTTGCATCTTCAATCACGGCAATTGCAAATGAGAAGATAAAAGCTGAGAAGGAAGCCAATGCTGGTAAAAAGAAGACAG GTGCCAAGAAAAAGCAGCTTCATGTTGATAAGCCGGATGATGATATAGCTGTTGATGGTTATGATCCCCTCGATGACTATGACTTTATGTGA